One Megamonas hypermegale genomic window carries:
- a CDS encoding magnesium transporter CorA family protein: MLKIYKSMESGPLKELNLRTLEKGAWINIVAPTPYELKVVGNLTEVEPDFLRSALDNEERSHTDIEDNSIMVLTNVPVMRTFESYDTLPLAIILTPDYIITVCLEDTPVISDFNERTYRSFRTFKKTRFLFQILYKSVTYYLKYLRQIDKLSDEIESRLRDSTQNKEILRLLELQKGLTYFNASLRSNGAVLDKLMRLRSNYNLQNIIKLYEEDEDLLEDVIIENKQAREMVEMYSTILARLVDTFSSIMSNNLNLVMRFLTAITILLAIPTVISSFFGMNVEGFPAFSSGPFAFIDICVISIALSVICATVLWRKNMF, from the coding sequence ATGTTAAAGATATATAAATCCATGGAAAGTGGTCCTTTAAAAGAATTGAATTTAAGAACTCTAGAAAAAGGAGCATGGATAAATATTGTAGCACCTACACCGTATGAATTAAAAGTAGTGGGCAATCTTACCGAAGTTGAACCGGATTTTTTACGTTCTGCACTAGATAATGAAGAACGTTCACATACGGATATTGAAGATAATTCCATCATGGTATTAACAAATGTACCAGTTATGCGTACTTTTGAATCATACGATACGTTGCCACTTGCGATTATTTTAACGCCAGATTATATAATCACAGTATGTTTGGAAGATACTCCAGTAATATCTGATTTTAATGAAAGAACATACCGTTCCTTTCGCACTTTTAAAAAGACACGTTTTTTGTTTCAAATATTGTATAAATCAGTGACTTATTATTTGAAATATTTGCGTCAGATTGATAAATTATCTGATGAAATTGAATCGCGTTTGCGAGATTCTACGCAGAATAAAGAAATCTTACGTCTTTTGGAATTGCAAAAAGGTCTTACTTATTTTAATGCTTCTTTGCGTTCTAATGGTGCTGTGCTTGATAAATTGATGCGACTTCGTTCAAATTATAATTTGCAAAATATTATTAAATTGTATGAAGAAGATGAAGATTTACTAGAAGATGTCATTATCGAAAATAAACAGGCTCGTGAAATGGTTGAAATGTACAGCACGATTTTGGCTAGATTAGTAGATACGTTTTCTTCGATAATGTCTAATAATTTGAACTTAGTAATGCGATTTTTAACAGCAATAACAATACTTTTAGCAATTCCTACAGTAATATCTAGTTTTTTTGGTATGAACGTAGAAGGTTTTCCAGCCTTTTCAAGTGGGCCTTTTGCTTTTATAGATATATGTGTGATATCCATTGCATTATCTGTAATATGTGCGACTGTATTGTGGCGAAAAAATATGTTTTGA
- a CDS encoding tyrosine-type recombinase/integrase produces MWIEEIINSKGTRYKFCERFLVNNKKIKLSVTLNSKTAQAKRKATELLQAKLYDVLNKVEKKQLEKINSLTFIQVANEWLEYTSPTVKIDTRINHKNYVNRIKKVISNMLFVDFTPAVAEKIVSDMYYKEQLSYSYSNSTLIVIKAVMKYAKKSKYVQDISDFIDIRLKKRPATKKEVHKLQNKFLNADELKSCLHQLKEINPRIALAMEFIALTGLRCGEMLALRIQDYDKLNSVVNINGTLLKSARNGEDIQRGTPKNIYSYRDVIINDRAKNILDAIILENKRLASWNGKKYKDRGYIFTNSTGNPFNIQYINKKLRQIKIADKKISSHIFRHTHISMLSELGLSLKSIMQRVGHNDPKTTLSIYTHVTDNMNNEMKNKLKALNF; encoded by the coding sequence ATGTGGATTGAAGAAATTATAAACTCAAAAGGTACTAGATATAAATTTTGTGAAAGGTTCTTAGTTAATAATAAAAAGATAAAATTATCTGTTACATTAAACAGTAAAACAGCTCAAGCAAAAAGAAAAGCTACAGAATTATTGCAAGCTAAATTATATGATGTATTAAACAAGGTAGAAAAAAAGCAACTTGAAAAGATTAATAGTCTAACCTTTATACAAGTTGCTAATGAATGGCTTGAATATACCTCGCCAACTGTAAAAATAGATACAAGAATAAATCATAAAAATTATGTAAATCGTATAAAAAAAGTCATTTCAAATATGTTATTTGTTGATTTTACGCCAGCTGTGGCAGAAAAAATCGTTTCTGATATGTATTATAAAGAACAGCTATCATATAGTTATTCAAATTCTACTTTAATAGTTATAAAAGCTGTAATGAAGTATGCTAAAAAGTCTAAATATGTGCAGGATATAAGCGATTTTATAGATATAAGGTTAAAGAAAAGACCTGCTACAAAAAAAGAAGTCCATAAATTACAGAATAAATTTCTAAATGCTGATGAACTGAAATCATGTTTGCATCAATTAAAAGAAATAAATCCTCGTATTGCTTTAGCCATGGAATTTATAGCCCTTACTGGTCTACGCTGCGGGGAAATGCTCGCCTTGCGTATTCAAGACTATGATAAATTAAATTCTGTAGTAAATATAAATGGTACTCTTTTAAAATCAGCTCGCAATGGTGAAGATATTCAACGAGGTACGCCCAAAAATATTTATTCATATCGTGATGTTATCATAAATGATAGGGCTAAAAATATACTTGATGCCATAATCTTAGAAAATAAAAGACTTGCCAGCTGGAACGGTAAAAAATATAAAGATAGAGGGTATATATTTACTAATAGCACTGGCAATCCTTTTAACATTCAATATATCAATAAAAAACTTAGACAAATTAAGATTGCAGATAAGAAGATATCAAGTCATATTTTCCGCCATACTCACATTAGTATGTTATCAGAATTGGGCTTGTCTTTAAAGTCAATAATGCAGCGTGTAGGGCATAACGACCCAAAGACAACATTAAGTATTTATACTCACGTTACTGACAATATGAATAATGAAATGAAGAACAAATTGAAAGCCCTAAATTTTTAG